A portion of the Sulfurospirillum diekertiae genome contains these proteins:
- a CDS encoding tRNA-uridine aminocarboxypropyltransferase, translating into MCSHIRPIATQTKFIVLIHPKEFKKTKNGTGHLTHLSLPNSELFMGIDFSDNARIKEIIATYESFILYPSKHAINLSHANPLAEKALHVKKPMAIFLIDSTWACSLKMMRESKNLHGLSHISFDSTKRSEFKIKEQPLEYCLSTIESTLTVLELLNQWQIETIAQEKLEMFLTPFHAMIDYQLHCIQNPLHQAVRFKPKKS; encoded by the coding sequence ATGTGTAGCCACATCCGCCCCATTGCGACACAGACAAAATTCATCGTCTTAATACACCCCAAAGAGTTTAAAAAAACCAAAAATGGTACGGGGCACTTGACGCATCTATCCTTACCCAACTCTGAGCTTTTTATGGGTATCGACTTTAGTGACAATGCGCGCATCAAAGAGATTATCGCAACATATGAGAGTTTTATACTCTATCCTTCAAAGCATGCCATCAACCTCAGTCATGCAAATCCTCTGGCTGAAAAAGCTTTACATGTAAAGAAGCCCATGGCTATTTTTCTTATTGATTCGACATGGGCATGTTCACTCAAAATGATGCGTGAGAGTAAGAATTTACATGGACTTTCTCACATTAGTTTTGACTCTACGAAACGTTCAGAATTTAAGATCAAAGAGCAACCCCTAGAGTATTGCCTCTCGACCATTGAGTCAACGCTTACAGTCTTGGAACTCCTGAACCAGTGGCAGATCGAAACGATAGCGCAAGAAAAATTAGAAATGTTTCTCACTCCTTTTCACGCGATGATCGACTATCAATTGCATTGCATACAAAATCCTCTGCATCAAGCCGTGAGATTCAAACCTAAAAAATCCTAA
- a CDS encoding glycoside hydrolase family 3 protein: MLVVGFDDATIDAQSTIVKDLQNYELGGVILFDRFYRDRERTKNISSPAQLRELTKQLKHYATKPLLISIDQEGGRVARLKARDGFEEIPSAFALSKMSLEQTKEVYTHMAEMLKEHGINCDFGPVVDLALNPENRVIFKLERSYGKESAIVVQYATVFINALREKGVISVLKHLPGHGSSLGDSHEGFVDVTQTWSEKELEPYQKLINTNSVSMIMSAHVYNAKLDNTYPATLSYTINTQLLREKMHYTGVLISDDLQMEAIAKYYTLKDTVTLAINSGIDMLLFGNQLSKTKTDEIVETILAQVKNGAIPLERITKANERIARLKF; the protein is encoded by the coding sequence ATGCTCGTTGTTGGCTTTGATGATGCAACGATTGATGCGCAAAGTACCATCGTTAAAGACCTACAAAACTATGAACTGGGTGGGGTTATTTTATTTGATAGGTTTTACCGTGATAGAGAGCGTACAAAAAATATTAGCTCTCCCGCACAGCTGAGAGAACTTACCAAACAACTGAAACATTACGCGACAAAACCGCTTCTCATCTCCATCGACCAAGAGGGTGGCAGAGTGGCAAGGCTCAAAGCGCGTGATGGGTTCGAAGAAATTCCCTCCGCGTTTGCACTTTCTAAAATGTCGCTTGAACAGACCAAAGAGGTTTACACACATATGGCAGAAATGCTCAAAGAGCATGGCATCAACTGTGATTTCGGACCTGTGGTGGATTTGGCGTTGAACCCAGAAAATAGAGTCATCTTTAAACTAGAGCGCTCGTACGGCAAAGAGAGTGCCATAGTCGTGCAATACGCCACTGTGTTTATCAATGCGCTCAGAGAAAAAGGCGTTATCAGTGTGCTTAAACATTTACCAGGGCATGGCTCTTCCTTAGGTGACTCGCACGAAGGTTTTGTTGATGTGACTCAAACATGGAGCGAAAAAGAGCTAGAGCCGTACCAAAAGCTCATCAACACGAACAGTGTCTCTATGATCATGTCCGCGCATGTCTATAACGCAAAGCTCGATAACACTTACCCCGCAACGCTTTCTTACACCATAAACACTCAACTTTTAAGAGAAAAAATGCACTACACAGGTGTACTCATCAGCGATGATTTACAGATGGAAGCGATTGCAAAGTATTACACGCTTAAAGATACCGTGACCTTAGCAATTAACTCAGGCATTGATATGCTTCTCTTTGGAAACCAACTTTCAAAAACGAAAACCGACGAGATCGTCGAAACTATTTTGGCACAAGTCAAAAACGGTGCCATCCCACTTGAGCGTATCACTAAGGCCAATGAACGCATTGCAAGATTAAAGTTCTAA
- a CDS encoding LysE family translocator yields MASAVDFSIMAIFLPTFFFVSVTPGMCMTLAMSLGMSIGLKRTFYMMAGELVGVAIVALSSVIGVAAIMINHPDIFTIFKYAGGLYLGYLGLQLWLNRGKMALSKTECSATISAASLATQGFVTAIANPKGWAFFIALLPPFINQTKPLIPQVSVLLAIILVLEFICLIIYASGGSTMRKFLQKSNNVRLMNRIAGTLMLGVGVWLAFG; encoded by the coding sequence GTGGCTTCTGCAGTTGATTTTTCAATTATGGCGATTTTTCTTCCCACCTTCTTTTTTGTCTCGGTAACGCCAGGCATGTGTATGACACTCGCAATGAGTTTGGGTATGAGTATTGGGCTCAAGCGCACGTTTTATATGATGGCAGGTGAACTGGTCGGTGTGGCGATTGTAGCGCTCTCTTCGGTGATTGGTGTGGCAGCAATTATGATCAACCATCCTGATATCTTTACGATTTTCAAGTACGCGGGTGGACTTTACTTAGGTTATTTGGGGTTACAACTTTGGCTCAATCGTGGCAAGATGGCACTTTCAAAAACCGAATGTTCTGCCACGATTTCTGCTGCTTCTTTAGCTACGCAAGGTTTTGTCACAGCCATTGCCAATCCTAAAGGGTGGGCGTTTTTCATCGCACTTTTACCGCCTTTTATCAACCAAACTAAGCCGCTGATTCCTCAGGTGTCGGTGCTTTTAGCCATTATTTTAGTGCTTGAATTTATCTGTTTGATTATCTACGCGAGTGGCGGTAGCACCATGCGTAAGTTTCTGCAAAAAAGCAATAATGTCAGGCTGATGAACCGCATTGCAGGTACTTTGATGCTCGGTGTGGGTGTGTGGTTGGCGTTTGGGTAA
- a CDS encoding nitroreductase yields MTVSEALKTRKSTRAFLPQEVSQTLIEAILNDAKHAPSGVNMQPWRVCVVSGDKKRTLETKVIEAFERGAKEVMDYAYYPSSWEEPYKSRRKETGLLMYATLGISKEDKQKQIEQWKLNYRAFDAPVVFYFFIDSRLEKGSYLDYGMFLQSIMLSATEKGLASCPQAALAEFPSIVKHELGITETMLLLGGMALGYEDTSALINSYRTPRISLEEFVTFHS; encoded by the coding sequence ATGACCGTATCGGAAGCACTCAAAACACGAAAATCCACACGCGCTTTTTTACCCCAAGAGGTTTCGCAAACACTCATCGAAGCGATTTTGAACGATGCCAAACATGCACCTTCTGGTGTCAATATGCAACCGTGGCGTGTGTGTGTCGTCAGTGGAGACAAAAAACGTACATTAGAAACCAAAGTCATCGAAGCCTTTGAGCGTGGCGCCAAAGAGGTCATGGACTATGCCTACTACCCTTCCTCTTGGGAAGAACCTTATAAAAGTCGCCGAAAAGAGACAGGACTTTTGATGTACGCCACGCTAGGCATTTCCAAAGAGGATAAACAAAAGCAGATCGAGCAATGGAAACTCAACTACCGCGCCTTTGATGCACCCGTGGTATTCTACTTTTTTATCGACTCACGCTTAGAAAAAGGCTCTTATCTCGACTATGGCATGTTTTTGCAGTCCATTATGCTAAGCGCTACGGAAAAAGGACTAGCGTCCTGCCCACAAGCCGCACTTGCCGAATTCCCAAGCATTGTAAAACATGAACTTGGCATCACTGAAACTATGCTCTTACTTGGCGGTATGGCACTGGGTTACGAAGATACAAGCGCCCTTATCAACAGCTACCGAACACCTCGCATTAGTCTTGAGGAGTTTGTAACCTTTCATTCTTAA
- a CDS encoding GNAT family acetyltransferase: MQLKIAELSDIDNVLKLHAKYQISTIQEEDKKDGFVTTALTKEELTKLINEEQGLFIAISEGEVVAYVMSASWQFLASWPIFAYMMDDLVNLEYLGQKITPENSYQYGPVCVDKSVRGSGVLEAIFDFAREQMSKKYPILVTFINKINTRSYAAHTKKIGLEMIQEFSFNNNDYYELVYDTAKALKNERLQTPQD; the protein is encoded by the coding sequence ATGCAGCTCAAAATAGCCGAACTTAGTGACATCGACAACGTTTTAAAACTCCACGCGAAATACCAGATCAGTACGATTCAAGAGGAAGATAAAAAAGATGGTTTTGTCACCACTGCTCTCACCAAAGAGGAGTTAACCAAACTCATCAACGAAGAGCAAGGGCTTTTCATCGCCATTAGCGAGGGTGAGGTGGTGGCGTATGTCATGTCTGCCTCATGGCAATTTTTAGCTTCTTGGCCGATTTTCGCGTACATGATGGATGACTTAGTGAATCTTGAGTATTTGGGACAAAAAATAACACCTGAAAACTCCTATCAGTATGGACCCGTTTGTGTTGATAAAAGTGTGCGAGGCAGTGGTGTACTGGAAGCCATCTTTGATTTTGCACGAGAGCAGATGTCAAAAAAGTACCCCATTTTGGTGACATTTATCAACAAAATAAACACGCGCTCCTATGCCGCACATACGAAAAAAATTGGACTTGAGATGATTCAAGAGTTTTCGTTCAATAACAATGACTATTACGAACTGGTCTATGACACAGCCAAAGCGCTTAAGAATGAAAGGTTACAAACTCCTCAAGACTAA
- a CDS encoding GNAT family N-acetyltransferase, producing MSSKKSLHVKCYNSFMKITILPYTDACATEITDLHHACVHAIDPHIYSREQQEAWAHTPPNYPYWVKRLALKKPFMAMVEATIVGFIELEDNGHIDCAYTHPAYQKRGVMSELFAYTQNLAEQKGIKRLYLEASIVAKPFFEKRGFKTLHRNEIKRNGQMIVNFSMEKMLS from the coding sequence GTGTCTTCGAAAAAATCTTTACATGTAAAATGCTACAATTCCTTTATGAAAATCACCATCCTACCCTACACAGACGCATGCGCTACCGAAATCACAGACTTGCACCATGCTTGCGTGCATGCGATCGACCCACATATTTATTCACGCGAACAGCAAGAAGCATGGGCGCACACACCACCCAATTATCCCTATTGGGTCAAACGACTTGCCCTTAAAAAACCGTTTATGGCGATGGTGGAAGCAACCATTGTAGGCTTTATAGAACTCGAAGATAACGGGCATATCGACTGTGCCTACACCCATCCAGCGTATCAAAAACGTGGCGTGATGAGCGAGCTTTTTGCGTATACCCAAAATTTGGCAGAGCAAAAAGGCATAAAACGTTTATACCTCGAAGCCTCCATCGTGGCAAAACCTTTTTTTGAAAAACGAGGTTTTAAAACACTTCATCGCAATGAAATCAAGAGAAATGGGCAGATGATCGTCAATTTTTCGATGGAGAAAATGCTCAGCTGA
- a CDS encoding NADPH-dependent FMN reductase encodes MYLLLVASLNENMKLAQRIEKSLETLGIKSQIINLIDLNITLYDSSKEVNDGIPSKILELSNTMKTATGYIVVSPEYNYSIPPSLSNVIAWLSRSGEDFRELFALKYVQLATHSGVGGNDVCNAMRLQFSKLGAIVAPREIITTPNKEVEEGSLKRILTQFVGISQK; translated from the coding sequence ATGTATTTACTATTGGTTGCAAGTCTCAATGAAAATATGAAGTTGGCACAAAGAATAGAAAAAAGCCTAGAAACACTGGGTATAAAAAGTCAAATCATCAATTTAATCGATTTGAACATCACCTTGTATGACTCTTCAAAAGAGGTCAATGATGGCATTCCAAGCAAAATCCTTGAACTCTCAAACACTATGAAAACCGCCACAGGCTACATCGTCGTATCGCCCGAATACAACTACTCCATTCCACCGTCCCTTAGCAATGTCATCGCGTGGCTATCTAGAAGCGGTGAAGATTTTAGAGAACTCTTTGCACTCAAATACGTCCAACTCGCCACCCACTCTGGCGTGGGAGGAAATGATGTCTGCAACGCGATGCGTTTACAGTTTTCAAAACTCGGAGCCATCGTCGCACCTAGAGAGATTATAACGACACCTAACAAAGAAGTCGAAGAGGGAAGTTTAAAGAGAATTTTGACACAGTTTGTGGGAATTTCACAGAAATAA
- a CDS encoding MarR family winged helix-turn-helix transcriptional regulator — translation MKFDMDNSLGFILNKTALLSKVNFNNYLKKYDISPEQWSLIFRVVERSGLTQKELSDSTYKDQANITRSIDRLEQKGFLKRIENPNDRRSFQLIPTQEALTLVEYVAPLSQAFNQRLTQGFSEEEAHTLIVLLKKVHDNLEGEPSC, via the coding sequence ATGAAATTTGATATGGACAATTCTCTAGGTTTTATTCTTAATAAAACTGCCCTACTTTCCAAAGTCAACTTTAATAATTATCTTAAAAAGTATGACATTTCACCTGAACAATGGTCGCTCATTTTTCGCGTTGTCGAACGTAGTGGTCTTACACAAAAAGAACTTTCAGATTCAACCTACAAAGATCAAGCGAATATCACTCGAAGTATTGATCGTTTAGAACAAAAAGGATTTTTAAAACGTATTGAAAATCCAAATGATCGTAGATCTTTTCAACTTATTCCTACACAAGAAGCCCTAACGTTAGTCGAATATGTGGCACCTCTTTCGCAAGCATTTAATCAACGCCTCACACAAGGATTTAGCGAAGAAGAAGCACACACACTCATTGTGTTACTCAAAAAAGTTCATGATAATTTAGAAGGAGAACCATCATGCTAA
- a CDS encoding SDR family NAD(P)-dependent oxidoreductase, producing MLTNKTVLITGANGGLGLALLKEALAHNAKKIHACVRNVENATALKALDPRVEIHSLVTTDHQSVQNLADSISEINILINNAGVNSEKRVFEPCRSDFETNVFGTLNMCQAFENKIAKNGAVITITSILALVNLPIMGLYSASKSALHSITQALRAEFALKQIDVYEAFPGPMDTKMSQNQHLDKAKPEDIAREIWAGYKAKRFEIYPDIASKGIKEGLLHDPEAVADECAKSLLA from the coding sequence ATGCTAACCAATAAAACCGTTTTAATCACTGGCGCAAACGGCGGGCTGGGACTGGCGTTGCTCAAAGAAGCGCTTGCTCACAATGCCAAAAAAATTCATGCGTGCGTACGCAATGTTGAAAATGCGACAGCATTAAAAGCGCTTGATCCTAGAGTGGAAATTCATAGCCTTGTCACAACCGATCATCAGAGCGTGCAAAATCTAGCCGATAGTATCAGCGAAATTAATATTTTGATTAACAATGCCGGCGTCAATAGTGAAAAAAGAGTTTTTGAACCATGCCGAAGCGATTTTGAAACCAACGTTTTTGGAACACTCAATATGTGTCAGGCCTTTGAAAACAAGATTGCCAAAAATGGTGCCGTGATCACTATAACGTCCATTTTAGCGTTGGTAAATTTACCCATTATGGGGTTATACTCTGCATCCAAAAGTGCGCTTCATTCGATCACACAAGCCTTACGAGCAGAATTTGCCTTAAAACAGATCGACGTTTACGAAGCATTCCCAGGGCCAATGGATACCAAAATGTCCCAAAATCAACACCTTGATAAAGCCAAACCTGAAGATATAGCACGAGAAATTTGGGCAGGATACAAAGCAAAAAGATTTGAAATTTATCCGGACATTGCATCCAAAGGCATTAAAGAAGGACTCCTTCACGATCCAGAAGCTGTTGCGGACGAGTGTGCAAAATCTCTTTTAGCATAA